In the genome of Pseudanabaena sp. BC1403, the window AAATGTGGCTTTAGTAAAACATATAGAGGATGATTACTGGCGAGTTGGCGATTAGTAGCGATCGCAAAAGGCTCGATAAATAGATGAGTTCTACCCAAATGACTAATTAGTTCATGGTAATTAGCATCGGCAATTTGGACAACAGTTTTTGCTAGCATCCAGTTTGGCTCATCACCAGCTTGACAGACAAAGATGGGATTAGTATTCGGATCTTGTCCTAGTTGAATGGCGATCGGAGTCAGGCTCTTTTTCCCTTTAGGAATCGCAAATAGAGCTAAAGGTGCGTTGATATATTTCTGTTCTGATTTAGGGAAAGTGCCGCCTGCGATCGCGGTTAGTTCTACATAATCAGCCAAATACAAACGCCCTTCTGCTCCTGCCGCAGCTAAAGAATCACCAGCCAAAACCTTCTGGAATTGCGCCTCAGTCAAGGGGAATTTGGCATCCAAAGCCTTAACCTTTTGAATCACTAGAGGATTAAAGCCAGCAACGCGTAACCTTGCAAATTCTGAATTGCTCTTAAAATTTTGACTGATTGCAGGTAGAGGAATAATCCAAAAAAGATTGTTGTATTCTTGAATGTTTGACCCTTCTAAATCAATTGGCTCATCTTCAAGAATTGTTGGCAATTCGGACAATAGTTCTATTAATGCATTTTCAGACTGAGACATGCTAGCTTCAAGCAAACGTTTTGAGAAGTCTAGTTGTTGTGCTTTAGATTTCTCTTTGTCAATGAATGCCGAAGGATTAGCTCGATCATTTAACAAAACTTTGACCACTACCTTCCCAACTAATAATCCCCAAGATAGAGAAAATCTCTCATTCTTGGGAACCTTCTCTACCATTGGCAATGACTCAATATAGGTGTAGTTATATTGATAGAGTTGCCTAGATTGATTTAGAGATGCTTGACGCTGAGTAGTTGCGGGATCATTCTGAGGCAACAGCGGGTATTTGCTTGACTGCGATCGCCTTGATATTAAATTGGCTAAGTCTGTTAACTTAGCCGAAACGAAATTTAATACTCTGGCAACACCACTCAAAAGCGAGAAGATCATGGATGCACCTTGAAATCTATACATCCATATATAAAACCTGAATGGTTTAATTAAGATAAATTTTTATAAATAAAAGATAAGGCGGCGCATCGCGCCGCCTTATCTTTTATTTAACTAGTCCTGCTCTGAGAGCACGGACGGCGGCTTGAGTGCGATCATCAGCGCATAGCTTGTTCAAAATATTGCGTACATGGGTTTTGACAGTGCCCACTGTGATGTAAAGGCGCTCAGCAATCTCGGCATTGCTATTGCCATTGACAATCTCAGATAGCACTTCTAGCTCACGCTCAGTTAATGGCGTAGCGGCAAGGACTTGCTTGTAGTCTGCCTCAGCAGCATCAATTTCTACGGTTGCTTCACGGCGACGTACCTGCTGCAAGACAATACTTGCGATCGCAGGA includes:
- a CDS encoding lipoxygenase family protein, with protein sequence MYRFQGASMIFSLLSGVARVLNFVSAKLTDLANLISRRSQSSKYPLLPQNDPATTQRQASLNQSRQLYQYNYTYIESLPMVEKVPKNERFSLSWGLLVGKVVVKVLLNDRANPSAFIDKEKSKAQQLDFSKRLLEASMSQSENALIELLSELPTILEDEPIDLEGSNIQEYNNLFWIIPLPAISQNFKSNSEFARLRVAGFNPLVIQKVKALDAKFPLTEAQFQKVLAGDSLAAAGAEGRLYLADYVELTAIAGGTFPKSEQKYINAPLALFAIPKGKKSLTPIAIQLGQDPNTNPIFVCQAGDEPNWMLAKTVVQIADANYHELISHLGRTHLFIEPFAIATNRQLASNHPLYVLLKPHFQGTLAINDAAQSGLINAGGTIDSLLAGTITSSRALSVQGVKTYNFDEAILPVALKKRGVDDPNLLPDYPYRDDALLVWDAISTWVKSYLSIYYFNDNDVIRDSELQAWAQEIISDNGGRVTSFGQSGQIRTFDYLVNAVTLLIFTGSAQHAAVNFPQGDLMVYAPAFPLAGYTPAPTSTTGASEADFFAMLPPIDQAKSQLTMTYILGSVYYTTLGEYGPSYFNDDRIKQPLLDFQDQLKAIESTIKSRNEKRVTDYNYLRPSRIPQSINI